The Euphorbia lathyris chromosome 2, ddEupLath1.1, whole genome shotgun sequence genome includes a window with the following:
- the LOC136218608 gene encoding probable glutathione S-transferase, which yields MGDEVILLDFWPSPFGMRLRIALAAKGIKHDYRDEDLRNKSPLLLQMNPVHKKIPVLIHNGKPICESLIALQYIDEVWNQNSPLLPSDPYQRSQARFWADFVDKKIYDAGRKTWSTKGEELETSKKELIEALKLIEGELGEKAYFGGENIGYMDVVLVPYYSWFYAYETFGNFSIESECPKLIAWAKRCMEKESVSKSLPDSHKVYEFVQVLRKKFGVE from the exons ATGGGAGATGAAGTGATACTTTTGGATTTCTGGCCAAGCCCTTTTGGTATGAGATTAAGAATAGCTTTGGCTGCAAAAGGAATCAAGCACGACTACAGAGATGAAGATTTGAGAAACAAGAgccctcttcttcttcagatGAACCCTGTCCACAAGAAGATTCCCGTTCTCATCCATAACGGAAAACCCATTTGCGAGTCTCTCATTGCTCTTCAGTATATTGACGAGGTCTGGAATCAAAACTCTCCTCTCCTCCCCTCTGACCCTTATCAGAGATCTCAGGCCAGATTCTGGGCTGATTTCGTCGACAAGAAG ATCTATGATGCAGGGAGGAAGACATGGTCTACAAAAGGAGAAGAGCTGGAGACATCAAAGAAAGAGTTGATTGAAGCACTGAAATTGATAGAAGGTGAGCTTGGAGAGAAAGCATACTTTGGAGGTGAGAATATTGGGTATATGGATGTAGTACTAGTACCCTACTATTCATGGTTTTATGCATATGAGACCTTTGGAAACTTCAGCATAGAATCAGAGTGCCCTAAATTGATTGCATGGGCTAAGAGATGTATGGAGAAGGAGTCTGTATCAAAATCTCTTCCTGATTCTCACAAAGTTTATGAATTTGTTCAAGTCCTCCGAAAGAAGTTTGGAGTTGAGTAG